One window of the Candidatus Jettenia sp. genome contains the following:
- a CDS encoding GxxExxY protein encodes MNTDYQDIKHGELTERIMKIFYKVYNKLGYSFPEKVYENAMMLEFKKENIPAIPQYAISVLISENLCPN; translated from the coding sequence ATGAACACAGATTATCAGGATATTAAACACGGAGAACTAACAGAGCGAATTATGAAAATCTTCTATAAAGTTTATAACAAACTTGGTTATAGCTTTCCGGAAAAGGTTTATGAGAATGCAATGATGTTAGAATTTAAAAAGGAAAATATTCCAGCAATTCCTCAATATGCAATATCTGTGCTTATCAGTGAAAATCTGTGTCCAAATTA